The following nucleotide sequence is from Triticum dicoccoides isolate Atlit2015 ecotype Zavitan chromosome 7B, WEW_v2.0, whole genome shotgun sequence.
ggctcccaagtggagcaaagtggtacttgtgatgtaggtgatgaaattcctccccaagccataagaagaatgggtattggtcatatactacccattgaggaaccccttgtggccgaaggagaaggacaatgctccactcaagtggagccatcacctcctcaagacccacacgcttccgaagaacaaagtgaaggccctcaacctcgtgaacaagaccaagggcaagatcaacctcaagatggtggtgaacctctagatgatgcccaaggtcaagttctccccctcgagcaagttcaagatcaagagcaagctcaagatcaagaacaagctcaagacggcgctcaagataatcaagttaaccctcctccttccacatccgaggaggaattagagcgtcatgccgcgaagattgcttccaagctcaccacccaaggccatctcatggaaaatgtggttggaagcctaagaaagggggtaagcactcgtagacaattagcaaactattgtgaacatcacgcgtttgtctcttgtgttgaaccccaaaaggtctatgaggcgctcgaagactcggattggctcagtgcgatgcatgaagaactcaacaacttcaagtacaacaaggtgtggattggtgccaaggccatcgaggaaccacaacatcattggaaccaagtggattttcaagaacaagccagatgctcatgggaacatcatttgcaacaaggcaagattggtagcacaaggctactcccaagtcgagggtatcgactacgatgaaacctttgctcccgttgcttgtcttgaatccatatgtttgttgattgcttatgcttcccatcacaactttaagttgcaacaaatggatttgaaaagtgcttttcttaatggtcctattaatgagttggtctatgtcaagcaacccccccggattcgaggatccctacttctcggatcatgtgtatcaactcgataaggcactctatggccttaaacaagccccacgtgcatggtatgaccaccttaccgagttgttacaagatcgtggatttgaggtggggctaatcgatcccactctttttactaagaaggtcaaaggggagttgtttgtatgccaactatatgttgatgatattatctttggttcccctaacaaagctttcaatgaggaatttgccgctctcatgacctccaagttcaagatgtcttcgatgggagagtttaagttcttccttggttttgatatcaaacaaagaagagaaggaaacttcatcaaccaagccaaatatactcaagacatgctgaaaagattcaagctaagtgatgtcaagccggcttctactccaatgcctaccaagtgccaacttgacattgatcccaatggtaaagcggtggatcaaaaggtatatcgctccatgattggctccttgctttacctttgtgcatctagaccggatatcatgttgagtgtgggaatgtgtgcacggtttcaagccgcactgaaggaaagtcactatgtggcggtcaagcgaatctttcgatatttggctcataccccaaactttggcttatggtacccaagaggggcaaacttcaagcttgaaggatttacggattccgattgggcgggagacaaagtggataggaagtccacttctggagggtgccaatttcttgggtgctctttggtgagtttgtcttcgaagaagcaaagttgtgtgtctctctcgtccaccgaagcggaatatgtggctgccggtagttgttgtgcacaactcttatggatgaggcaaactttaaaggaatacggtgtcatttgtgacaaagtgcctctttggtgtgacaacgaaagtgccatcaagatttctctcaacccggtgcaacacttcaagaagaagcatattgagattcggtatcatttcatccgggatcacattaggcaaggggagatcaagctcaaatatgccaacactcatgataaccttgcagatattttcacgaagcccttggatgaagcaagatttcgcgagttaaggcatgagctaaatatcattgattcgagcaatgtgacttgaacccttgcaccccccaccacactcaacttgttgtctagtttaggtgtaggcatggacatagggggagtgttgttctctcaatgaactctccctccccccattatgcataaaacgatcaactctttcacattagccattttttatggtacttgtgtttcaaagacgagttttggtcatgggcccaaggataattcttcgtggtgccataccaattgactcaaacataggtggctccggccaccgccctctcttgagagaggcctGAGCTCGCTCTGCTTTCGTGCGGTTGTTTTGTTTTCTTGTCGTTCTTTTCTCTGTTCTGAGTGTTGGTTTCTCTAAGTTGTTGTCCCGTTTGTTTTGTTCCCTTCTCCTTGGTTTGGGCATTggtggtcgggcggtacaaccgggGTCATGGGCGGTTCAACCGCTGATACCTGGTTGTGCTGCCCCAGTAGGTTTGCAATCGTTCTTGGGCGGTTTTACCGCTCATATTCGTTGGGGTTCCGTCGTTCGGTACTACCGGTTGTGTCTGGGCGGTACTACCGGTGCCCTTCAGGAAACAGAAGTACCGCCCACAACCACCTGTCAGTACCTGACTTGCGGTACAACCGGTCATCGGAGCGGTTCTACTGCTACGCGGCTATGGGCCCATTTATATCCGATGGAGTGAATGGTtttcttctttttccccttcgtcCCCGTTCGTCTTTTCCTTGCCCTAGCCGCCGGTCACCTCTGCCCCGCCCCGGAGTGCGTCCCGCGCTTCGGATCCATGGGCTCTCCGTGGATTCTCTCCGTGGAGGCCTTCCGATCTCctcccatggatggtggtaatgcccTTGTTCTTCGTTCCTTGTTCTAGGGTTCCTTCTTTGTCTAGGGCATTACTTAACCCTCCAAGTTTAGTGTTTGATCTTTGGTTGGGAGAGATCGTTGCTTTTCTCCTGTCTAGTTTGCAGTACCTAGAAATCAGAACATTGCTTGTGTGATTCGCATATCTTGGTTAGATCTATTCCCCTGGTAGTGCCACTGTTAGCGGTTCTACCGCCTatacgggcggtacaaccggtgggAGATCCGGTACAACCGGAATATACGAAGCACACAGCACTGCTCTGGCTTCTCTGCTGTTGCATTTGTCGTGTGCTTTCCTCTCATTCTTGCTGGTTTTTGTGtgttctctttgtgtgtgtgttcaggtggctctagttctcgctctgctcctcgcaagaccaagaagagggctcGAAGGACCGCGTGCCCGGCTGTGTCTGCTGATGAAGAGgaagttgtgattcccaccaagcccactcgccgtgaaaagtctgccGCTGCAAAGCAACGTGTGGTAATGCCACTGCaccgttggaaagccaaggattgggaagccttccgctcaAAGAATCCTTATGTGGTTCCCGTAGCTCCTCGTTGGACCACCGTTCAGTttcggaatgagatgcaagtgctgattgttcatgaactctttgagcacagcaagaacagatatgccaagcagtggaccatcgatcttgaccattggaggaaCAACCTTGAGTATTTTGGAGAGGCTTTGGCTCTCtgtgaggagtttgatcttgtcaagctcatgtctatcaactgtgactttgatgttcaactcatccatTAGTTATATGCCACCGTTCACTTTGGAGAAGATGACGCACACACCCTCACTTTCATGTGCCGTGATGAGCTCTTTCAAGTTCCCTGGAGGACCTTttgcaatgctattgggtatgatgataccggtctggaaggaaggggtggcattcgcccCCATGACCATCCTGACTCCATGCCTAAGaagaagcttgcccctctgtacattcagGGCCGTGGTATTATTGGAGAGTCTAAGGATTTggtgaaggtctatgacatcatgcatcgcGTGTTTTGCAATGTGCTTCTGCCCAAGGTGGGGAATCAAGATGAAATCCATGGCTATCTTGTTgacttgatggttgctatgaagaccaaggTGGGATCTGGGGAGACGTTTGATGTTTCCAACTGGCTGTGgcacgagatgtacaacatggtcatctacaggAAGGTCCCCATTTATGCTCCTTTTGTCATGAGCTTTCTGAACTCAGTGTGGGAGGTTCGCCGTCCTGGAGAGCCTCTCTCCTCTCCTGATAATATCATTGTTCATGAAGTCAAGCTCCTTAAAAAGAAGAAGCACGCCGAGCCTCGTTTCCCTGCTGATGCTCCCGAGGATGTCTATGCCACTTCtgacgatgaggattttgagttggagccaggggccaagccctCGTGGGTGGACAAGCTCGCTGCCAAGGTGAAAAAGACTTTCTGCCTTCAGCCTGACATCCAGAAgaggatgtatgaggcacatgtcaatgagaagcatgCCCAGCGTCGCCAAATTGCTATGATGAGGCACCTCAACATGTCGGTTCAGAGTGGttctgagaagagcatcacaccGAAGGAGCGTTGGATTTCTTCCCACAtcacctggactgatgatgaagccccccCAACCCTCCACTTCTGCTGATGATATCATGGAGGACTCAGATCGGGACGATGATGAAGAttctgaagatgatgaagatccagatgctaccgaggagtcagaggaggacgacTGAGCCTGGGGCGCTAGCTTCGCTctcttcctttttggtgtcttgatgccaaagggggagagagtgtgataGTACTTGGGAGTTGCATGGGTGTTTGCGTGGTGTGTGTTTTGTGTTGAACTTTGTCAGTGGTCTCCAGTTGAACTTTGTTCGTTTCTCGGTTTGCTTTGTGTGGATTGTGCCACTCCTGCTATCTTATTTTCATGTTTTTTGGTCATTATTGGTAGTATTGCTCTCGTTCCATTATGTTGTCTACCTTCATTTTATGTGCTTTTAGTGgcgagtctataaaatctagggggagtctcgaCCTTAAAGTGTGCCCATGCTCTCTAACAGCTAGTTCAAAttggggcacacatctagggggagctccgaCTAGATTCTATAGATTTCTATCTtaaatcgtgttgttgtcatcatccaccaaaaatggggagattgaaagggcatttccctaccttatgttttggatgatgatgacaaccctttgttggtctaatcctgtGCTAAATGTTTCAGGTTCTTGATGATTAGGCTTACATCGGATAGTTGTTCTCTCTCGAAGGAAACGATTGAAGACAGAGTCCTCTAcgctttttatctctttggtcgtagggaacctgtactatcaagagggaatccacttTGGAAAGAATAGGGGAATCCGTTCACGTACACCTCCATCACCCCTCTTTTGTCTTCCTCTAGTGTGAGAGAGAGTGCCTCCCTCTTGATTTGACTTCTGCTGTGTTTTCCCAACGGTTGTATCGCTcgtccgagcggttgtaccgctggctctTGGCGCTTCCCTGTCTTTGTCGAGCggtggtaccgctgcctccggaCAATGGTACCGCCACCAGGCTCTGCAAAGACCTGcggcggttgttccggccatgcaccgcccATGTACCAGTCAGGCTTCTGTTTTGATGTGGTTcccgggcggtggtggcccggttggtctgGTTGCTCCTCATCAACCGGTACTACCGGAAGTTCGAGCAGTTGTTCCGCTCGTACCTTAGCCGCTCAAGCGCTCAAGGCCAAGCGGTTGCACCGGCCCcgcaccgcccaactaccgccctcaAGGGTGACTCCGTACTGTTTCAGTGCAGTAGttgtgcggtggctgggcggttggtccggttattttctaataaccggtactaccgcctggtggcccggttgtaccgcctagTAGGGTTCTGCCGTTAcatcgtgagtcccggttgtactgggacaaggagcggttgtaccgctgcagtgctaaaaacgcagtaacggttggatttattagggttgctatataaggtggttcttccacctaccactcctacctcttacctctctcactccaccattaatgctctcaagctctcttgcccgatctctctctctagccactcaaacttgttgatttgctagggattgaaggaggagacctagatctacacttccaccaaaggatatttgcttcccccatactttctagtgtggattttgttactcttgggtgtttgagcaccctagacggttgaggtcacctcgaagccatattccattgtggtgaagcttcgtggtttcgttgggagcctccaattaagttgtggagagagccccaaccttgttcgtaagggtccggttgccgccttcaagggcaccaatagtggaatcacggtcgcattgtgtgagggcgtgaggagaatacggtggctctagtggtttcttggggagcattgtgcctccacatcgctctaacagagacgtacttccctttaaaaggaaggaactttggtaacacatcctcgtctccaccggctccactcttggttatttcgtgcctttacttttgcaagcctacttgtgttgtatcccttgcttgcttatgtgctagttgttattgcatcatataggttgctcacatagttgcatatctagacaacctatttgttgcaaagtttaaattggtaaagaaaagctaaaaaattgttagttgcctattcaccccccctctagtcaaccatatcgatcctttcaacaagaggatgtggaaccccttcaagatgctaaggacaaatattggcaaaagctcaagactcttcatttctattttactgatccaagatcacattgagtccataggaaaagccaatactattaaaaggggatgaggtgttgcttaatggtctacttgctcaaagtgcttagtgatatgctccaaagccctcaaccactttctcatatccagatatgtccaaaacctaaagtcaaactcggccccaccgatttgattcatccggcgccactgagttcattgacatagccactgccagaaaccctaatctgtTCAGTCTCACtagtgggatctcggtctcaccagatggccttgcaaactctctgttgcctgttacaattattttggtctcaccgagatgtgcaatcggtcgcaccgagtttgcttgaccaagtctttgtttgcttattgctgaaatcgGCCTCACCAAGTTcatgcgatcggtctcaccgagatgaggttttgccctaaccctagcacaccgGTCGCACCgagtgatcatatcggtcccaccgaaaaccctaacattcacattttgaaccagatcggtctcaccgagtttcaccattcggtctcactgagtttggtaaaatgtgtgtaacagctagattttgtgtggaggctatatatacccctccacccccttctccatttgagagagagccatcagaacgtgcctacacttccactactcattttctgagagagaacaacctaatcatgtgttgagaccaagacatttcaatcctaccataagaatcttgatctctagccttccccaagttgctccactcaaatcatctttccaccatatccaaatctgtgagagagagttgagtgttggggagactatcatttgaagcacaagagcaaggagttcatcatcaacacaccatctattaccttttggagagtgatgtctcctagattggttaggtgtcacttgggagcctccgtcaagattgtggagttgaaccaaggagtttgtaagggcaaggagatcgcctacttcatgaagatctacccaaatgaggcaagtccttcgtgagcgatggccatgatgggatagacaaggttgcttcttcatggacccttcgtgggtggagccctccgtggactcgcgcaaccgttacccttcatgggtagaagtctccatcaacgtggatgtacgatagcaccacctatcggaaccattccaaaaatctccatgtctccaattgcgtttgcacactccaatctcatccctttactttcttgcaaattgcatgctttactttccgctgctcatatactcttgccatgcttgcttgaaatgtattgtcaaTGTtttaacttgtgctaaaactccacctcaacttgaagaacttaaaaactgccaccTTTATTAGGGGAGTGTCTAATCANNNNNNNNNNNNNNNNNNNNNNNNNNNNNNNNNNNNNNNNNNNNNNNNNNNNNNNNNNNNNNNNNNNNNNNNNNNNNNNNNNNNNNNNNNNNNNNNNNNNNNNNNNNNNNNNNNNNNNNNNNNNNNNAGTCTTCTTGCCTCcctccgaagcttctagggtctcttattgtccaaaaaatcgtcaaaaagttttatCATGTTTAGACCTCTGTAGGTATaatttttctgcgaaacaaaaaacatgcaaaaaatcagAAATTGACACtgggcactaaattaataggttagtccagaaaaataatataaaataacatatagatCATGTaaaagtgataatataatagcatttaataataataaaaattatagatacgttggagatgtatcagtacccTAAATGATTATGGTTAATACGATGTATTCGCAGCGGTGATGTAGGGCCGGGTGAAGAAGAAGCGGGTGGGGACAAGGATAAGCGAGGATAAAGTTGGGGGAAAGGGCATGTGGGGCTAGGGCACGTGTCGCCTTGGTGAGGCGGCCGAACAAAGGAAGCGATTAGTCGGTTGAGTTTTTTTTTGGCAAAAAGCATTAAATCTATTACAGAAGTTCAAAAAGTTCATTGGAGGTACACaacatctcaaacataataaaattaCATCGAGATTTCGAGACCACCTAACGACCACTACTACCGCCAAAACGAGCCACCGACACACCATTGTCGTTGCTCCCTTAACGAAGCcagcttgaccttgtcgatgacagccgGGAAATCTTCATGCACGTTCCTCTAAGGACTACCACCCTGGAGTTGTAGTCGACACCGTTAAATCCTTGCATAGATATGAAGCACCGGATACCAAATCCCATCACATAATGAGGAACTCTAACTTCACCGCCTCAAAAAGATAGCATGAGTTGGGTGGTTTCCCTTTGTTTAATTCATGAATAAGCTAAAAATTTGAACACCGTAAAAGAAAACCTACTTTTttgcccgactgtctactacatcaAGTTTTGCCCGACTCCGACAAGGGAGGGTCGATGACGGCGGCGCTCCTTCAGCTCGCTTTAGTTCTTAatagtcgtcgctaggtgatcTATAAAtgtagatgtaatttttattatttctggtgttcgttgtacccCACGATTGGATATGAATAAGATCAGATGTTTTTCGGAAAGAAAAAAGCTATTTTTAAAAATGGGCGAACGCTTTGTAGAATCTTGGGAGGAGCGGCAGCCCCTCGCACCCCAGCTAAAGCAAATCGTTTAGGTGAGCAAATCGTAACAAATTTGTTTTTTTAGGGGTTGGTAACAAGTAAACAGGGCACATTCCCGGCTGTCTCTACTCCCGGGCGGCGTGGGCCCGAGATGCAGGCGTGGTTCTCCGGCTCTGGGCCCTCGCCCTCCTCGTCGGCGGCGTCTTCGCAGCCGCCGCCATCTCTGCTCGCGGAGTGGAACTCCTACGCCGCCGCCCGCTCCGCCGAGGAGGATGTCGGCGGAGGATTCGGGATCGACATCGAGGCCGCCGTCCGTTCCGCCAACGACCGCGTCACCGGCACCTTCGGCGTGTAAGCAACCCCCCTCTCGTCGTCACTCCACCTCCTCCTAGGGTTTGTGCAAGTGAATCGGGATTCGGTGGATTCTCCCCAGCTAAGCTTAACTACCGGTGCCATGAATAGATTGTTAGTAGCGTAGCGCTTCCCGGATCGCCTCCATGTGGATCGAGATTGCTTCGGTGCTGTTTCTTTTTGGTTACACATGTGAAGAGAATTTGCGCAGGCTTTTACTCCAGAGCTACTATTGTAAAATAGCTTCTTAGCATTGGCCAATTAGATCATTTTAAGCAGCAGTGTATTACCTTCGGTTATCTCAAATCGTGATTGAGGATCGTTAGTCAGGAGCAAGGTTTTGTGCTGAATTAGTCGCTTATTAGGTATAGACAATCAAGGAATCTATGTTTTCGCAAGTCACCATCGTGATTCATGTTGTAATGGCGAGCTGCTTAGAGTCATACATATGAAAGACATTTGTTAATTGTTAGCTCTAGAGCAATTTGAAAGGCTAAATATCGCAACAGCTCTTCAAGATTAACTAGAGGAACACTCGTAAAAGATGTCATTGACCAAACCTCTAGTTAACCTTTCTTTTGACTGTTTAGTTTTTTTTGCTGAATGCTGATTGCCTTGCCATTCTATTTTCTCCAGGGTATCTAAAGGAGTTAGAGGGTTCCCTGGCAGCTTCCAGTCCTCAACAAGCAGTGTTCCATCTGGCAAATCTCTCATGTATTTCGGTCTTTTTCTTGCCAGTGGCATTTTCCTAGTTTTCATCGCGTTCACAATATTCCTGCCAGTCATGGTAATAATGCCTCAAAAGTTTGCGATCTGTTTCACGATGGGATGTGCCTTCATCATTGGATCTTTCTTTGCATTGAAAGGACCGAAGAATCAGCTCTATCATATGATTTCCAGAGAGGTATCAATTCATTTTCCTTGTCCTTAAATAAGCACCATTCCTGGGAATCACTGTTCAACAAAACTTATGTTGTTTTCTTCTGTCTTTTGATAATTTCTATTTTACCACAAATTGCACATATTACATTGTTTCCATCCAATTCTCTCCTTGAAGATATTGGTTAAAGTATATATTGTATGTTGTAAACATTTTGCTGGGAGAGCATTTTGTACTTGTATTTTTCTAGTGATGATCAAACAATTCCTCTGCTTTGAAGAACATAAAAAAGAGAAGGATAATACATGGTCAAATTTATACAGTAAATAGCATGTCCTTGAGgcattgataatttgacatgttatCAAGTGAGCATCCAGTTGTGAAACATCAACCTGAAAATGCATTGTCAATGATTTTCTGCCAGTGGTTAAGCGCTTTTCTACAGAAGATCGAATGTGcattgtttttgttttttattgttccatgtcaaAGGCATGATTAGTGAATAACtgaaaacatttttgttttaaaatGTGTTTTTAGATGATAACATACTTCCTTTTCACAAAATAATATGCACATTTTGGGTTTTATGTATTCCCATATATCATAATTTTTTTATTCCAACAGTTTATAGGGAACTTACTGGGTTGTTGATTTAATTCATATCTTATATTCTATATATTTAACTTTTGTTATATCTCGAAAATAAATATGTGTTTGGTACATTTTCTGAAG
It contains:
- the LOC119341932 gene encoding protein transport protein SFT2-like, with the protein product MQAWFSGSGPSPSSSAASSQPPPSLLAEWNSYAAARSAEEDVGGGFGIDIEAAVRSANDRVTGTFGVVSKGVRGFPGSFQSSTSSVPSGKSLMYFGLFLASGIFLVFIAFTIFLPVMVIMPQKFAICFTMGCAFIIGSFFALKGPKNQLYHMISRERLPFTIGFVGSMFATIYVSMVLHSYILSVFFSCLQILALVYYAISYFPGGSAGMKFLSSTLVASVLRCFGR